The window AAGTAATGATTGCCTTTCCATCCTCTAACATgcaacattttctctcttttttttttttttagctgcaggAAATGCATTCTCCCAAGCTGCTCTCCTTCACCTGCAGATTCAGAGCAAACACGATGCAGCGACTAACTTCATAGATGCTGGAAACGCCTTCAAAAAAGCAGATCCACAAGGTAATCATTGATCATCACCACCCTTGGGGATACATAACTGCTGGAGTTCACTTGTAATAACCATTTTACAAGCTGCTGTACCAGTTCCGGTGGGCTGTGGACATAAAGCCAGTGTCATCCAATGTCATTCAGATGTTCCAGATGAAGAGCTTTAACAGAATTATTAGGGGGTCTTCCCACAATGCAGTTAATAAATGGGGATGTGGACAAATCAATGCTTTTGCCCTGGAGAAAATTGTTTATAAGTCACCAAGACCCGTGGTCAACTGTTAAATGGACCTTCTGGTTACTTCTGATTTTGTTGATCTTGGAATCTAAGTTCATTCttacttctttctttgttctttttctcacCAGAGGCCATAAACTGCCTAAACCGAGCTATTGAGATATACACTGATATGGTAAGTCTGTAAACTAGTTTCTTTAAATTATTGAATTTGAAAAAGCCTTTTTATGTATAGCATCTAATTTACTTATGTGACATGTAACTCCCCTGTCAGTCATTTCTCCCATGTGTTATTTAATGGATTTAGGGGCGCTTCACCATCGCAGCCAAACATCATATCACCATCGCTGAAATATATGAGACAGAGCTGGTGGACATTGACAAGGTCAGTTGACATAGCTGTTAATTctttattgattttaaattgTATTAATTCCAGGTCAGATTCTTGTTTCTGGTTTAACTGCTGGTCTGTTGTTTTAAACTGTCAAATAATCTCTTGCTAAACTCAAACATGGTAAAGCTCTGTTTGCGCCTTATGTCCAATTTTCTCCAACCTCCATTCCAGGCCATCGCTCATTATGAACAGGCAGCAGATTATTACAAAGGGGAAGAATCCACCAGGTGACTGTTTTGAATGAGTAATACTTCCTCTTTGCTCTTAAGGTTTGGTGTTTTATATGCTGAtgtatttttttacttttatttttattcctctttaaTGCAATTCTTTTTCATTGTATGTCTTTGTTTTATAATTGTGCACTTGCGTTACTTGGTGGTCTTTGACCTTTCATTGAATATGTGTGGACTGAGGAgctaattgatttttttttttttttcctttttagttCAGCAAACAAGTGCCTTCTGAAAGTAGCAACCTACGCAGCTCAGCTGGAGCAGTACCCAAAAGCTATTGAGATCTATGAACAGGTGAGATAATGCTCACCAGCAGCCTTCATCTCACCGTGTTATCAGTTGCTCCAGGGGATGTGGTTACTAAACAGACATGAATTGTACTTTGTGATTTTTAGGTTGGAACCCACGCAATGGACAGTACGCTCCTGAAATACAGTGCCAAGGATCACTTCTTCAAGGCAGCCCTCTGTCACTTCTGTGTAGACATGCTGAATGCAAAAGTAAGCCACGGCACAGAATTTATGTTAATGTACAGCAGCTGTTGCATGAGCCACTTCTCTAACATAAATCCTCTTGTCATCCAGCTTGCTGTGCAGAAGTACGAAGAAATGTTTCCGGCCTTTTCAGACTCCAGAGAATGCAAACTGTTGAAGGTAGGCTCTGGTGCTGTTTTTGCTCTTCAATCCTTCAGGTATAGAGAAGTGATGGAGCTGGTGGAGAACAGTTTGAACTTTCCAACAGACTgactgctgctttttgtttctttccgctctggtttctgttgttgttgttttcaataaaaattATGTTGATGGCAGGTGTTTGAACTTGCTAACATCTACATGTCCCTCAGTAACACTGAGGGATGTTGTAAGCACCTGTCAGCTCAGTACAGTTAGCACCTACCCTCAGCAGTTCTGATTGGAGTAAGAAACCCATGCTGGTGTTTAATAACTGTAGAAGTAATAATTGATTTTGTAATGATTATAGGCATGTAGATGTATTGTTGCTCATTTTGGCATCTTGCTTATGTCACAAAAAGTCTCTGCAGTTTCTTTACCCTCAGGGTGTGTTTTTGGCTATGGGCAGCCTTTCTGATTTACAGcattgttgtaaaaaaaaaaaatgtttttatctaaCCAGAAACTTCTAGATGCCTGTGAAGAACAGAATGTGGATGCCTATACTGATTCGGTGAGTGGACAGTTTTCTTTCAGCAGAATAAAGGCATGTAGCCAAGGTTTTTAACTGAGTCTGGTTTGAAGTTTCTGCATCAGTAAGTTTAAAAATCCTGGGCTGACATGAGtttttgtttagtgtttctggGTTCTTTGGTGCCAAAATGATTTTGTGTGAGTGAAGCGTTGGGACACCAgcaaaaaaatattgattattaatTGGTGACTAAAGTCTTTTTAAATATAATGAACTTCAGTGTAAATCGTGTCAATCAGAATGTGGCAGTTTGAACTTCCTCATATCTTATAGGTTAATATTTATTTCTAAGTCAGTAAGCAagtgtttgtatgtttaaaaaaaaaaaagaagaagaaaaaaaaccctattGTTTTGCATGATTACTTTTATAATAGGTAATAAAAACCAGTATGCCACACAGCCCAATCTCTTatattcatgttttaaaaaaaaaattttatggTGCTTTCTAACATTTGGAATCTGGTTAATTTTTGTCAATATTTGCTACTGCACCTCAGGTGAAGGAATACGACACCATATCACGGTTGGACCAGTGGCTCACCACCATGCTTCTCCGCATCAAGAAAACCATACAGGATGATGAGAGCGACCTTCGCTGACTTCCCTGCTTTCTCAGCCTGAAGCCCTCAACATCTGACTTGCATCCTTTGTTTTGCCTTGTCACTTCCATTCTAGCAGAAATCTTAATTGTTTGATCATTATCCCTTATATTCCTTCATACTGTGTTTCCTTCCTACCATCTGCAGTATTTATTCTTGCCTTTTTAATCTGCTCAACTCGATTCTCCAAAAATTATGGTCTTTATAGTTATAAACACTATTTTCAGTGCACAGTGCACACAGTTTGTTAGTTGTATATTGTTATGATACAGGTATTGGCCCAATATTAGTTAAAGCTTTCATAATTGGGCCTGCAATACCTAGTATTCATACCAGCACACTTGCATAATAAaggctttattttattttcattcttataATAGGGATGAGAGGATGCCAACATTTCAatctgaaaaatatattttccagaATGTGCTttagaataaacaaaaaattgttttttggtGATTTTGAGTGCTCGAGCATACTGTAGATCGTGTCAGGGCATCTCTAATTAAACAGCACCTCATCTCAGCTGTGGTGTTCCTCTCCAAGCAGAGAGACCAACAGTTTCTGAGGTTACTCCATGTCAAATACTCCCTCTGCCTTATACTGCGAAGTTCTCAGGACGTGCACAGCTAGATCtgattggggggggggttaattCTTTTATCAAATGTTATCAATTAATTTGCTAATTGTCTTGTCACTTCCATTTAACGTGCTTTTATTCCACAAtagaaggtgaaaaaaaagctcatcacctttgacctttgaacaTTTGCATGGTTTGGTATGGATGAGAAAACTAGAACAGCTGTTTTCCACTGAATAGGAGTTATTTCTcaagtattttattatttcctttttatgttattgtctaatttgtttgttttctgtcataactaaacaggctgaaaaaaaaaacagcatttttaaagGCCTGCTCGAGATGCAATACAGTGAAGAAAAAGGAGCTTTACTGATCTGAACACTGTGCTCATGTATCCTCCTGATGATTTTGTCAATAGACAATTGGTCTTAAATAATTTGTACGTCAGTGATGTTTCCTGTCAAACCTTTGAATAAACCCGTCTCAGTACAGCATCCTGGGCGTGGCCTTCACCTGCCCGCTCCTCTGTGTGAAGTGATCACCTGATCTCATGTACCTAAACCTGCACCTGCATGTACTCGCATCGCCGCCCTTGTTACATTAGAGGAAA of the Toxotes jaculatrix isolate fToxJac2 chromosome 9, fToxJac2.pri, whole genome shotgun sequence genome contains:
- the napab gene encoding N-ethylmaleimide-sensitive factor attachment protein, alpha b yields the protein MDNSGKEKEATALMAEAEKKVKSSQSFFGSLFGGSSKLEEACDMYVRAANMYKMAKNWCAAGNAFSQAALLHLQIQSKHDAATNFIDAGNAFKKADPQEAINCLNRAIEIYTDMGRFTIAAKHHITIAEIYETELVDIDKAIAHYEQAADYYKGEESTSSANKCLLKVATYAAQLEQYPKAIEIYEQVGTHAMDSTLLKYSAKDHFFKAALCHFCVDMLNAKLAVQKYEEMFPAFSDSRECKLLKKLLDACEEQNVDAYTDSVKEYDTISRLDQWLTTMLLRIKKTIQDDESDLR